From Archaeoglobus sulfaticallidus PM70-1:
GAACGAACCGTTTAAGGGATACTATGCCCTTCCCGGTGGGATAGTCGAGTACGGGGAGAGTGTGGAGTCTGCTGTGTTGAGAGAGCTTAAGGAAGAGACCGGACTTGATGGGAAGATTTATAAGCTGGTCGGTGTATATTCAGATCCTAATCGAGATCCAAGAGGTCATTTCGTGTCAGTGTGTTTTATTGTGAAGGGCAAGGGCAGGCTCAAGGCCGGAAGTGATGCCAGAGAAGTTGGAG
This genomic window contains:
- a CDS encoding NUDIX domain-containing protein, translated to MSECIVLTVDAIVPYRGGIVLIRRKNEPFKGYYALPGGIVEYGESVESAVLRELKEETGLDGKIYKLVGVYSDPNRDPRGHFVSVCFIVKGKGRLKAGSDAREVGVFSLDELPELAFDHKKMIDSARGDLVGILSKM